The following are from one region of the Pseudodesulfovibrio piezophilus C1TLV30 genome:
- a CDS encoding ParA family protein, producing the protein MARRIVVANQKGGVGKTTTSVNLAASLAVMEKKVLLVDCDPQGNASSGLGFYPGDKRENIYTVLFEPKNIKKAIYETDIPFLDILPGTQDLVGAEIELVDKFGREYYMRDLVEHADDDYDFIIIDCPPSLGLLTVNALCSATELLVPLQCEYYALEGIAQLLMTYELVRKRLNTNLEMLGVVLTMYDSRNRLSWQVKHEVRKAFPQHLFETIIPRNVRLSEAPSFGKPVINYDIKSKGAEAYLALAQEVVTSSTAQS; encoded by the coding sequence GTGGCAAGAAGAATCGTAGTAGCAAATCAGAAGGGCGGCGTTGGAAAAACCACAACGTCTGTTAATCTGGCTGCGTCGTTGGCAGTGATGGAGAAAAAGGTGCTTCTGGTTGATTGTGATCCCCAGGGAAATGCTTCCAGCGGGTTGGGATTTTATCCGGGAGACAAACGAGAAAACATTTATACCGTTTTATTTGAACCAAAAAACATCAAAAAAGCCATCTATGAAACAGATATTCCGTTTCTCGATATCCTGCCGGGGACACAGGATCTTGTAGGGGCTGAGATAGAATTGGTAGATAAATTCGGGCGGGAATACTATATGCGTGATCTCGTGGAACACGCTGATGATGACTATGATTTTATTATTATCGATTGTCCGCCGTCCCTTGGGTTGTTGACAGTCAATGCGTTGTGTTCAGCGACGGAGTTATTGGTCCCTCTCCAGTGTGAGTATTACGCCCTGGAGGGTATTGCGCAGTTGCTCATGACCTACGAACTCGTTCGTAAAAGGTTGAACACAAATCTGGAAATGCTCGGAGTGGTTCTGACCATGTACGATTCAAGGAATCGACTTTCCTGGCAGGTGAAGCATGAAGTGCGCAAAGCATTTCCTCAGCACCTGTTTGAAACCATCATCCCAAGGAATGTTCGCCTTTCAGAAGCGCCGAGTTTTGGCAAACCAGTAATCAATTATGATATAAAGTCGAAGGGGGCAGAGGCATATTTGGCTCTGGCTCAAGAAGTGGTGACAAGCAGTACCGCGCAAAGTTGA